The sequence AAGACCTACCAGTCGGGCGACACGTACTACTCCGGCCGCGTGGAGTCCCAGGCCCTCTACGGCTACGGCACCTACCGGTTCACCGCGAACATGCCCGACGGGCAGGGCCTGCTGCCCGCGGTGTGGGCGGCGTACCTCGACCCGTGGCTGCCGGAGATGGACGGCGCGGAGATCGTCGGCTCCGACCCGGACACCGTCTACCAGACCTTCCACGACACCAGCAACGCCCAGACCCAGTGGGCCTCGTACAACTCGGCCGGCTGGACCAACAGCTTCCACACCTACTCGTTCAGCTGGTGGCCCGACCACATCGACTTCGCCGTCGACGACGTCTTCCAGGGCACCAAGTGGTACACCACCGCACCGGGCGTCGGCATGCACTTCATCATCGACACCGCCGTCGGCGGCGACTGGCCAGGCAACCCGGACTCCTCCACCTGGGCCACCGCCGACGGCGCCCGCTACCTCAAGGTCTCCTCCGTCACCTACACCCCCTACCACCCGTAGACCGCCGGGGGCCCGCTAGGCGTCCACGGCCCCGCGCAGCGGGCTTGGTGCCCGGGGCCGCGCGATCGCCTCACCCGTAGGCGGGGTCCGGGGCGCCGCCGGGGGCGGGGACCTCGGGGGCGCCGGCGCCCTCGGGGGTGGACGCCGGCTCCGCGTCCACCAGGGTGCGTTCGTCGAACGGCAACTCGCCGGCCAGCACCCGCGCGACCCGCTCCTTGTCGACCTCGTGCACCCAGGTCCCGACGAGCAGGGTGGCCACCGCGTTGCCGGCGAAGTTGGTCAAGGCGCGCGCCTCGCTCATGAAGCGGTCGATGCCGACGATCAGGCCGACGCCGTCGACCAGCGCGGGCTGGTGCGACTGGAGGCCGCTGGCCAGGACGGCGATGCCGGAACCCGACACGCCCGCGGCGCCCTTGGAGGCCAGCATCATGAACAGCAGCAGGCCGATCTGCCGGCCCAGACCCATCGGCCGGTCGAGCGCGTCCGCGATGAACAGCGAGGCCATGGTCAGGTAGATCATGGTGCCGTCGAGGTTGAAGGAGTACCCGGCCGGCACCGTGACACCGACGACCGGGCGGCTGACGCCCAGGTGCTCCATCTTCGCGATGAGCCGGGGAAGCGCGGACTCCGACGACGAGGTGGACAGGATCAGCAGGAACTCCCGGCCCAGGTACTTCAGCAGCTGGAACAGGTTGACGCCGGTGGCCAGCCGCAGCACCGTGCCGAGCACCACGACGATGAACAGCACGCAGGTCGTGTAGAAGCCGATCATGATGGTGGCCAGGGCCTTGAGCGCGTCCGTGCCCGTCTCGCCGATGACCGCGGCCATCGCCCCGAACGCCCCGATCGGCGCCGCCCACAGGATCATGGACAGCACCCGGAACACCAGCTTCTGGAGGTGCCCGATGCCGCGCAGCACCGGCTCGCCGGAGCGGCCCATCGCCTGGAGGCCGAAGCCGACCAGCAGGGCGACCAGCAGCGTCTGGAGCACCTGGCCCTGGGTGAGGGCCGACAGCAGGCTGGTGGGGATGATGCCCAGCAGGAAGTCGACCGGGCCGACGTGGGCGTCGGCCGCCGCGGTATGGCCGATGTGCCGGGTCGCTTCGGTCAGGTGGAGCCCCGCGCCCGGGTGCAGGATGTTGCCGACGACCAGACCGATGGCCAGCGCGACCGCCGACATGACCACGAAGTAGCCGAGCGCGAGGCCGCCGACCCGGCCGACCTTCGCCGCCTGCCGGACCGAGCCGACGCCGAGCGCGATCGTGCAGAAGATCACCGGCGAGATCATCATCTCGATCAGGGAGACGAACCCGGTTCCCAGCGGCTTGAGTTCCCTGGCGAAGTGCGGCCACAGGAAGCCCGTGGCGATGCCGAGCAGCACCGCGACGATCACGGCGAGGTACAGGTACTGTGTGCGGTCCCGCTGGGGGGTGGGCGGTGTCCCCGCCGGCGTTACGGGCATGGCTGGTCTCCTTGACGACGTCGGTGGCGTCCGGGGGGTGCGCCGCGGGTTCACGGGCTCGCGGGGCCGCGGGTGCACGGGTTCGCGGGCGGGCGTCCGGGACACGGCAGTGCGTGCGGCTCACGTCCTGGCGGTCCCCGCGACTATCGCGGGCCACGTGACGTGCGTCACGGTTGTGGTCGTTGAGTTCACGCAGAGTCGAGAGGCGGGCCGATGCCATGGCGGCGCCACGCATGCCCTACCCCCGCAGCCTGGCCGGGCAGTTGTTCGCGATGCAGGCCGTCCTGGTCGCCCTGGCCGTGACCGCCTGCGCGATCTTCGGCTACGTCAGCGACGGGCGCCAGGCGGAGCAGTCCGCCCGCCGCCAGGCCACCGCGGTGGCCCGGGCGGTCGCCGACACCCCCGCGGTGGAGCAGGCCGCGCGCGGCGGCGATCCGACGGCGGAACTCCAGCCGTACGCACTGTCCGTGCAGCGCGACACGGGGGTGGACTTCGTGACGATCATGGACACCCACGGCATCCGCTGGACCCACCCCGACCCCGCCGAGATCGGCCACCGCTACCTGGGCCACATCGCACCGGCGCTGCACGGCCGCACCTTCGCCGAGACCTACACCGGCACGCTCGGGCCGTCGGTACGGGTGATCACCCCCATCCGGTCCGGCACCCGGATCACCGGGCT comes from Streptomyces sp. NBC_00448 and encodes:
- a CDS encoding glycoside hydrolase family 16 protein, producing the protein MSRLRIRLGRVLGAVVAGLLTLVMVQPSAHASSWGAPQTVDAWNVVSGRWTANNELETYTPSCVWYDGGTLMIKTYQSGDTYYSGRVESQALYGYGTYRFTANMPDGQGLLPAVWAAYLDPWLPEMDGAEIVGSDPDTVYQTFHDTSNAQTQWASYNSAGWTNSFHTYSFSWWPDHIDFAVDDVFQGTKWYTTAPGVGMHFIIDTAVGGDWPGNPDSSTWATADGARYLKVSSVTYTPYHP
- a CDS encoding cation:dicarboxylate symporter family transporter, yielding MPVTPAGTPPTPQRDRTQYLYLAVIVAVLLGIATGFLWPHFARELKPLGTGFVSLIEMMISPVIFCTIALGVGSVRQAAKVGRVGGLALGYFVVMSAVALAIGLVVGNILHPGAGLHLTEATRHIGHTAAADAHVGPVDFLLGIIPTSLLSALTQGQVLQTLLVALLVGFGLQAMGRSGEPVLRGIGHLQKLVFRVLSMILWAAPIGAFGAMAAVIGETGTDALKALATIMIGFYTTCVLFIVVVLGTVLRLATGVNLFQLLKYLGREFLLILSTSSSESALPRLIAKMEHLGVSRPVVGVTVPAGYSFNLDGTMIYLTMASLFIADALDRPMGLGRQIGLLLFMMLASKGAAGVSGSGIAVLASGLQSHQPALVDGVGLIVGIDRFMSEARALTNFAGNAVATLLVGTWVHEVDKERVARVLAGELPFDERTLVDAEPASTPEGAGAPEVPAPGGAPDPAYG